Below is a genomic region from Triticum dicoccoides isolate Atlit2015 ecotype Zavitan chromosome 5A, WEW_v2.0, whole genome shotgun sequence.
CCTCGATGCGGCGACCTGCGTCGGCCTGCTCGATCCGGTCTCCAACATAGTCGTCAGCGCCatgcttgccgccgccgccgcagatccCGTCGACGGGGCCTCCGCGCTCGTCGGCGTCGACAAGGACATGAAGCAGCGCTCCCTCGATGGCCTCGTCGCCTTCCTCACATGCTTCTTCCCTCACCTCACCGACTGGGAGGCCGTCAGGTACCTTGTCCTCGCCGAAGCCGACCCCCTCGTTGCCGCGCGCATCGTCGTCGAGGACCGCCGCACCAAGTGCTTCCGCCCAGGCTCCGCGGCCACCAACGGCGCCCTCAGGCTCGCTCTCAAGTGCGCAATGGTCGCCGCCAAGCATCCGTGTCCCTCCGAGCTCGCAGGCGTTTGGCTGTCCTTGTGCTCCTCCCTTGACACCCTTGAGAAGGCCGTCTCCTTGCTCAATTGCCCCGGCGACATCCTCCACACTCTGGCCAAGCAGATGCCAGATGTCCCTTGTCCTGCTCCAGATGCCAttgggagcagcctcatcaggccatGGGAGCTTGCCGCCCGTCGCTGCAGTGAGCACGCCGCCAAGGTGACCCACCAGTATTCCTGGTCACTAAGGCGAGTGCTCCTACATACAATCCATGGTTTCTACCTGCAGGCACTCGCCAGGATGCCGGGCGGCGAACTGCGGTCTCGTTACCACCGTAGCATGCTCAAGGCTGGCCATTGCTACGGCCCTTTTGATCCTGTCACCAATATCATCGTCAACACCATCTGGTACGAAGTCACATTCCCACCACTGAGTCAACTGGACGAGCTCAACATTCTTGGCACCTTGGACCTGATGCGGATTGAAGCACAATCCTTTTACGGACTTGTCTCTTTCCTCTGCACCCATGACAAAGATCTCAACGCCGATCAGGCCATAAGGATCCTGCTCGACACGGATCTCAACTTGGCCGCGACAAAGCACCAGACCAGTGTCCAGGATGAACAAGAAGCCTTCAAGGCTGCTGCAACTGCGGCATGGCACCCCAGACCTGATGCCCAAGCAGCATTCCTCAGCTCTTGCAAGACTCCTGCAGTCCTGTCACTGCTGTCAGATAATGGGGGCCAACAACAGCTCTCTTCTCAATGTGTCCAGCAGCTTGCCATGCTATTGTCATCTGCTTTCCGTTCCACTGGCATGTTAGCCCAGCAGAAGCAACCAGTTGCCATTTATAAACGACGGTTCAATCTTACCATGTATGAGGGACGTATACAGCGAAGGGCTCATAGAAGAATCTCCAGAAAGGTCAAGGCTGCACTAAGCAGATATGAGGTGCAGAATTCGGTGAGTCAGTTTATCCCTCAGATACCTCTATATTTGTTTGTGTGCAAATTCCATCAACCAAAATCCTACTTGATCAAAACATCTGGTGGAACTTGCTACTGACCTCCTTTGATTAATTAATTTACCCCACGGACACCTAGGCACTTTTTGATAGAAATTCCATCAGTTAGAACTGCTTGATCAAAACATGTGGTGTAACTTGCTGCTACCGACCTCCATCGACGATTTCTTGTGATAAGCCCATAATGTCCATTTAGGCATAACTTTTGATTATCCTGGTGAACCGTGGCCACCACGGAACCTTGTAAACAGAGTTTGGCAAGGCCAAGAAGATTTTTGTTTCAGTGCATGATTTGAGGTAACACTTGGACCGAGGGGTTGGGTGGCAGGAAAAGCGTTGTTGGTGGGAGATGTAGAGTAGTTCACAAATAAGTAGTGCTATAAGAGCAAATGTCCTATGAGAGTGAAGTGGTTTTAAAAGATGAGCAATTAATTTTCTCTTAATTCTATGCAACATTTGCTGATTTGCTCCTTTTTTTGCCATCTTATAGGGACAAGCCTGTTATCAGCTTCATGTGGTCTGCGGTGTGAATGAATATGTATCTGGTCCTGACAAGAGTGATACTCCTGTTGAAGATGACCGCTACCATCACACACATGCCAACTTTCTGGTGACCCGGAATGTTGGCTCTGTATGTTCGGGTCCAGTACTCTTCTTTGCTGAGCTTAGCAACAAGAACGATGGCGACCAGGATTGCCAGCTTCTATGCTGCCCTGTGGAGTTTCCACTACCAGGGGCTGGTATATATATGCTCCCGTTCTTTTTTTtaagattctttttgcattagatagaTAAGGTTGTTCATTAACTTTTCTGATGCTTATACCACACACGGCTATCCATatatatgatactccctccgttccgtatTAATTGACGCAGCCTCTATACAATGTCCATTTACATTGTATAGAGGCTGCGTCAATTAATtcggatcggagggagtaatatatatgGTAGACTCACAGTCCTTGGAAATTATACAGTTTACATACCGCTGACACACAATCAGCTCACCAGAATCTAACTTCTGAAGTCAAGATAGAAAGGATATGTTTATATATTCTGTAGGTTAAATACCAATGTTGCCCTTTTTGTTGTTGGAAAAATCAAGTGCATGTAAATCCATGCTGTGATTACTGATTGTGGTCTGCATACGTGTGGCAGAACCAGTGCGCTGCCTTTTCTGCGAGCAAGAAGGGATCAGGATTGTACACCCTGCTAGTGGGGAGGGATTCCATGGGCACCAGGTGGAGTTTGTGAAGATGGTTCGCGGCGAAGATTTATTCGAAAATGTCGACTATCCAGAGGAGTATGACAATGATCGCATACTAACTAATAGTGAATATGTTACAAACACTGTGGCCGATGGACTGGACGAGGACTGCATGTACCTTGGTAGCGATGACTTCACCATCAAGGAATCCGACGGTCATGAGTCAGATTATTATGGAGAGGAGTAGTGATGGTGATGGGTGTCGTATTCACTTCACTGATTATCCTCGATTAAGTAGTAGCCAGTTTGTTTATTCACGGTGTGCTCCTTTTATATTTGGCGGGTCTTGTGAAACCAAACTTGAGGAAGAGGTCAATCAGTTGATGGCGATGGAGGTCGCTTGGTGGCCAGATACTTGAGGCACCTGGAGTCTTGCATGTTGCTGATGCCTGACGCAGTGCTGTAGTTTTTCTGCTCCTTGAACGTTGTGGTCCTTTGGTCTCTAGTTTTCTCTGCTGTATTGAACTATATTGTTGTGGTTGGCGTTTTCGCCCTCATTCGATGCTGATCACTAGCTTGCTGCCTGTCTTTtccattctcaatctgctgctcttGTAAGAAGTAAAATCTCGGTGGAGCGATTAATAGAACAGTGGTTACCCTGGTTGGATAAAAGAAAGCTACTGTAGTATGTTTCTTTGGATTAGCAAGTCTGTTGACATATTTAGTTTGTCTCCGTTTGGTGGTCTGCAAGTTCTCCCTTGCGTGCTTATTTCATTTGGCACAGAATGTGTGGAATGCATAATTGCTCGACAAAGAAACCGTCCCCAGATTAGAATGCCTAGCATGCTACCGTTGTGTGCAACACAGAAAGCCTCGGCAAAACCGACATATCTGACCGCACCCCTGATCCAGGCCAGGCCCTACAGCGCCTAGCAGACAGGCAGGGCGCAGGCGCTATGCTCCCAAGTGCTTGAATGAAAATCTATCGAACACTGGGCGCCGGGCAAATGTCGTTTCTTTCTATGGACTGCAACCCTTGGACGCATACCTACGGCTGACCTGCTCCAACGGCGTGGATGGGATAATAACTACTTTTGCCTGCTTTGTGAACGCAGCCTTGAGACGGCATACCACTTGCTAGTTGAGTGTCCTTGGTCGCGCGGCGCTTGGGATAGACTGGCTGGGCTGGCGAATCTGCCTTCCATGCACACTGATAGTTGGGCGGCCACTAGCAACATCAAGGAATGGACGACGCCTTGCTGGAGTAAGGCCGCATATGATAAGAGGAAAGGAGTTCTATCTTTGATGCATTTAATCTCCTGGGAGATATGGCGTGAGCGCAACCCACGGATTTTCCAGGACTTACGGATGGACATGCGCACCTTCGTGCAGCAACTCAAGGACGAAATCATTATGTGGAACATGGCAGGAGCTGGAATTCCTTTTGACCCGGGTTGAGGGCCCTTTTGTACATTCTTTTCCCTTTTAATGGCATCGTTTCTTTGATGTCTTTGCCTCCCTGATATGAATTTGGTAGATCAACTACCAACATAAAAAAAATCTACCGAACACTAAGAGCATCTNNNNNNNNNNNNNNNNNNNNNNNNNNNNNNNNNNNNNNNNNNNNNNNNNNNNNNNNNNNNNNNNNNNNNNNNNNNNNNNNNNNNNNNNNNNNNNNNNNNNNNNNNNNNNNNNNNNNNNNNNNNNNNNNNNNNNNNNNNNNNNNNNNNNNNNNNNNNNNNNNNNNNNNNNNNNNNNNNNNNNNNNNNNNNNNNNNNNNNNNNNNNNNNNNNNNNNNNNNNNNNNNNNNNNNNNNNNNNNNNNNCCCCCCACCTTCCCCTTCATTTTCTCAttgcttcccccttttcccccgcCGCTCCTGCCATTCTCCTCCCGCTCCCGCCATCCGACCGCAATGTCGCCGAAGAAGTATTCGGCTCGCCCCGCTGCCGATTCCACCCAGCCAAAGCAGAGGAAGCCGAAGGCGCCGATGGCAAGACCACTGGGCgtgtcgaacgccgagtggagggcggaagttcagcgtcgagaggctgtcaccaccgaccggcggaacaggCTCATCGCCAAGAGCCAGGGACGCGGCAGCGGCGGAGCAGGCAGAGGCGTCTCACGCGGGGATGATGAATTCGCCCGGCCACTGCCCACAAGCTGCGTGGGGGAGCTAACAGAGCGTCGCCGTTGCCGGCCAACTTCTCGCAGCCGCCGCCCTAGGGGTACGCACCCTCGCCTGACTACTCCGACGACGACGCACATGGAGACTTCAACCCCATCATCACTTTCCCGCCTCCCGCCTTCTCTCGAGGAACAAGTCATGCGAGAAGTGGAGGGAGGTCCGGCGCACtctcgccaaggccaaggagacctacaagccggacgcgcctGCCCCGGCGACGACAGAAGGGCGCCCTGATGGCAACAAGATAGCCAAAGCGGCGAGGGACGTGGCGCCCGCTGTCGAACGGTTGCAATCTTCCCTCGAGCAGTGCATCGCTGACGCCAAGAATAGCGCCGCCAAGAGGGAGGAGAAATCCGAcgcgcggtggtcggcgttgatgacgaAGTAGGACGTCAAGCTTGACCTTCTCAAGACCAACGTCGCTGCAAAGAAGAGGAACACTGATCTGGCGTTCCTGATGGAGGCAGACATGTTGATGATGGACGAGTAGGTGAAGGTGtggtactgatgacccacaagtgtaggggatctagcgtagtcctttcgataagtaaaagtgtcgaacccaacaaggagcagaaagaaatgataagcggttttcagtaaggttttctgcaagcactgaaattgtaggtgatagatagttttgtgataagataaattgtaacgggtaacaagtaaataaagtaaaaaaagtgcagcaaggtggcaaaatcctttatgtagcaaaggataaccctggacaatttcttataatgagaaaggagctcccgaggatacatgggaattatcgtcaagctagttttcatcacgctcatatgattcgcgtttggtactttgataatttgatatgtgggtggaccggtgcttgggtactgcccttacttggacaagcatcccacttatgattaacccctattgcaagcgtccgcaactacaaaagaagtattaaggtaaacctaaccacagcattaaacatatggatccaaatcagcccctaacgaagcaacgcataaattagggtttaagcttctgtcactctagcaacccatcatttacttattacttcccaatgccttcctttaggcccaaataatggtgaagtgtcatgtagtcgacgttcacataacaccactagaggaaaagacaacatacatctcatcaaaatatcgaacgaataccaaattcacatgactactaatagcaagacttcacccatgtcctcaggaacaaacgtaactactcacaaagcatattaatattcataatcagaggggtaataatatgcattaaggatctgaacatatgatcttccaccaagtaaaccaattagcatcgactacaaggagtaatcaacactactagcaacccacaggtaccaatttgtggttttgatacaagattgggtacaagagatgaactagggttttgagaggagatggtgctggtgaagatgttgatggagattgaccccctcccgatgagaggatcattggtgatgacgatggtgatgatttccccctcccgaagggaactgtccccggcagaatagctctgccggagctctagattggttccgccaaggttccgcctcgtggcggcggagtttcgtctcgtaagcttgccgatgattttttccagggtaaaatccctcatatagcagaagctggacaccaggggggccaccagggggcccaggagataggggcgcgcccagtaggggtgggcgcgcccccaccctcctggccagggtgtgggccccctgatgtatttcttccgctcaataattcttattaattccaaaaacatgtttcgtggagtttcaggatttttggagcagtgcagaataggtttccaatgtttgctccttttccagccagaattccagctgccggcattccccctcttcatggtaaaccttgtaaaataagagagaatagccatgagtattgagatataatgtgtaataacagcccataatgtaataaatattgatataaaagcatgatgcaaaatggacgtatcagataccTCGCGGAGCACGACCTCATCTTGAACCAGATGCCCTGGCCGGTGGCGACCACaactgaaagatcatggatgtcgcctagagggggggtgaataggcgctttaatataattacggttgaggcttgaacaaatgcggaataaacctagcggttaatttgtcaagcacaaaacctacaacaactaggctcacctatgtgcaccaacaacttatgctaagaaagaaaaactacttaggtgatagcaagatatatgacaagaaacaatatggctatcacaaagtaaagtgcataagtaaagggctcaggtaagagataaccgaggcacgcggagacgacgatgtatcccgaagttcacacccttgcggatgctaatctccgtttggagcggtgtggaggcacaatgctccccaagaagccactaggg
It encodes:
- the LOC119298940 gene encoding uncharacterized protein LOC119298940, which encodes MANLRANASTGHLRVYGTSLSDDGALPWEEREQDTSLLLRKIELHRDEAVKLLASHPDLRRFLDAATCVGLLDPVSNIVVSAMLAAAAADPVDGASALVGVDKDMKQRSLDGLVAFLTCFFPHLTDWEAVRYLVLAEADPLVAARIVVEDRRTKCFRPGSAATNGALRLALKCAMVAAKHPCPSELAGVWLSLCSSLDTLEKAVSLLNCPGDILHTLAKQMPDVPCPAPDAIGSSLIRPWELAARRCSEHAAKVTHQYSWSLRRVLLHTIHGFYLQALARMPGGELRSRYHRSMLKAGHCYGPFDPVTNIIVNTIWYEVTFPPLSQLDELNILGTLDLMRIEAQSFYGLVSFLCTHDKDLNADQAIRILLDTDLNLAATKHQTSVQDEQEAFKAAATAAWHPRPDAQAAFLSSCKTPAVLSLLSDNGGQQQLSSQCVQQLAMLLSSAFRSTGMLAQQKQPVAIYKRRFNLTMYEGRIQRRAHRRISRKVKAALSRYEVQNSGQACYQLHVVCGVNEYVSGPDKSDTPVEDDRYHHTHANFLVTRNVGSVCSGPVLFFAELSNKNDGDQDCQLLCCPVEFPLPGAEPVRCLFCEQEGIRIVHPASGEGFHGHQVEFVKMVRGEDLFENVDYPEEYDNDRILTNSEYVTNTVADGLDEDCMYLGSDDFTIKESDGHESDYYGEE